The Chloroflexota bacterium nucleotide sequence CGTCGGCTGAAATCTCAATTGCGCCGCCGGTCGACTCCGCATCACCCATAGACGCGTGCACGTCGCCCAGGCCGAATTGCGCGCCCGGCACCCACACCGGCAGGTGCACCACCGTGCCCTCGGCAATGCTGTTGCAGTCCATATTGCTCCCGTTGATGTCGGGGTCGGCGGTGTAGACGACGCGATCAGGTAATGCAGTGCCGACGACGCCGACCATCGGGCGTGCAGGCAGGCAAATGCCGTTATCGAGAACGAGGGTGTCGCCTTGCACGTCTACGATGACAATCGCCGGTGATTCTGCCGCGTCGGCCAGAATGCCGAATCCCGGCGTAAAGCGCAGGATACCGGGAGGTACCAGCGCAATCTCTTCAATGCGAACGTTGAGTCCGTCCCCAGGCATCGCTCCGCGCACGGTGACCGGTCCGCACGCCGGATTCGACTCACGGGTCTTACGCACGGAGAGGTAGAAGTCCAGGTCTTCTCGCCGCTTGATCCGTCCGGTAGAGGAATCATGGGTCTCAAGCGTGAGCCGGTCGCCGGATGCTATTTCAGCTATCGCTGGCACGTCCTTATCGAAACTGTACGTATAGTTTTCACGTGCAATTCGTTGCATCGCTTGCCTTTCAAATCCGACGAGGCGCTCCGAACGCTGTTGCTACGACAAGAGCTTGTTCAATACGGCGACAATAGCATAGATTGCCAAACTATGCCTACTACCACGCATCCGTTTGCGGGGTGGATTCGTGGCATGAGAGGCGTGCGCGCTGCCATTCTCGCACCTGCGTGTGCTGGGAGCGAATTGGGCCGTGGGCCCCGGTACGGGTGCCTCGCCCATCGGTCCGGAGACCGCGACACCAGTGATCGCGGCAGGTTCGCTATGCCGATCTGCCATGCGGGCGCGTCTGCCTACGACCCACACAGACGCCCTGCAAACACTCGTCGAACCATGAAAGTCTCTAGCCGGCAGGAGAGCGGGCCCGTGAGATCTTACTACCTGGAAAGACGAGGGAATAACGAACTTGACTTGATTCTTGGGACGGCAATTGGCAGTCCCCGCCGGAAGGCGGGGTCTTTCAATCCAAGGCTTGTCCGGGGAAGAGGGGCTTAGCTAAGAACCTGGTTTGGGGAATTCTATTAGCACTTTTCCAGTGTACCCCTCGTAACGCAGGTGCAAGTTGCTTAGCAGGTTTCTTCCTATGAGGACCTTGCAGCTGAACCCGTTTTCTTCAAGGGGCAATCCACCGAACTCATCACGCCAAGCACACTCCAACTGTGGTATGTAAATGTCTGCCATATAGAAAGGCGTAACTCTTTTCTCATGCGCCCCAACAAGCTGCCGAGAGTCTGTTTGCTTGAGGCTTAGGCGCTTTGCAAGTTCTAGGTCAATGCAGCTGTAAGTTGCGCCGGTGTCCAGAAGTGCTGGCATTGGACAAGTGTTTATGAGTTTGGTGTCAAAACCAATCATTACTTCGATCTGTGGGCCATCTTGGACGAGGAGGTCTTTGTCCATAGGCCCAATGTCAGCGGTGAGCAACTTTGCCTCCCCCTATCAAGGCGGAAACCGGAAGGTGCTCCGGGTAGTTTCTGACTCTCCGAATCAAATAGGGGTCATCGCCATAGGCTTCCATCGCTCCGTCGGCGGCATCGGAGTAAGTGCCGTAGAAGCCAGCCAGTCGCCGGTCATGGAACACCACCCACTCTCCGAAGTGATTG carries:
- a CDS encoding retropepsin-like aspartic protease, which encodes MLTADIGPMDKDLLVQDGPQIEVMIGFDTKLINTCPMPALLDTGATYSCIDLELAKRLSLKQTDSRQLVGAHEKRVTPFYMADIYIPQLECAWRDEFGGLPLEENGFSCKVLIGRNLLSNLHLRYEGYTGKVLIEFPKPGS
- a CDS encoding acetamidase/formamidase family protein; protein product: MQRIARENYTYSFDKDVPAIAEIASGDRLTLETHDSSTGRIKRREDLDFYLSVRKTRESNPACGPVTVRGAMPGDGLNVRIEEIALVPPGILRFTPGFGILADAAESPAIVIVDVQGDTLVLDNGICLPARPMVGVVGTALPDRVVYTADPDINGSNMDCNSIAEGTVVHLPVWVPGAQFGLGDVHASMGDAESTGGAIEISADVTVQIDVVKNAGWEKVWWETDQSWITYGHGETLEVATREAVADMSGLLSRQLNVPYHEGFMLISAYGDVRIGQAANCGLDVTSWVEFPKVARE